A window of Nitrospinota bacterium contains these coding sequences:
- a CDS encoding (2Fe-2S) ferredoxin domain-containing protein, producing MPKPKIHFFVCINERPAGHPRGSCTAKNAMGALQAMGQKLQATQKFDTVMLSAVRSCLGPCGSGPIVVVYPDNVWYGNVTPQAAEEIFDSHVTTGKPVEKYMLKEGTF from the coding sequence ATGCCGAAGCCGAAAATACATTTCTTCGTCTGCATCAACGAGCGCCCCGCCGGCCACCCGCGCGGCAGCTGCACCGCGAAAAACGCGATGGGGGCGTTGCAGGCGATGGGCCAAAAACTCCAGGCCACCCAAAAATTCGACACCGTGATGCTCTCCGCCGTGCGGAGCTGTCTTGGCCCCTGCGGCTCCGGCCCGATCGTGGTGGTTTACCCGGACAACGTATGGTACGGCAACGTCACCCCGCAGGCGGCCGAAGAGATTTTCGACAGCCACGTCACCACCGGCAAGCCGGTGGAGAAATACATGCTCAAGGAAGGCACCTTCTGA
- the lexA gene encoding transcriptional repressor LexA: protein MIITKRQKEILDFVNAFVADKGYAPSIGEIKAQFGISSPATIHQHLKNLQEKGLINRVPNRHRSIEVIPSYGARPSGLAIPILGAIAAGYPIESYPDTDTMTLPEEMGADENCYLLRVRGDSMIDDHICDGDMVLVRKAEFAKPGQTVVALVDGREATLKRYYPEQGKIRLQPANIMMAPMIMEPHRVRVQGTVVGIIRKF from the coding sequence ATGATTATTACGAAGCGCCAAAAAGAAATTTTGGATTTCGTCAACGCATTCGTCGCCGATAAGGGCTACGCCCCCAGCATCGGGGAGATCAAGGCCCAGTTCGGCATAAGTTCACCCGCCACCATCCACCAGCACCTGAAAAACTTGCAGGAAAAGGGGCTTATAAACCGCGTGCCGAACCGCCACCGGAGCATCGAGGTTATCCCCTCATACGGCGCGCGCCCCAGCGGGCTGGCCATACCGATCCTCGGCGCCATCGCGGCGGGTTACCCCATCGAAAGCTACCCGGACACCGATACGATGACCCTGCCCGAAGAGATGGGGGCGGATGAAAACTGCTACCTGCTCCGCGTGCGGGGCGACTCGATGATAGACGACCACATCTGCGACGGCGACATGGTGTTGGTGCGCAAGGCCGAATTTGCCAAGCCGGGCCAGACCGTGGTGGCGCTGGTGGACGGCCGCGAGGCGACGCTGAAACGCTACTACCCCGAACAGGGAAAAATCCGCCTCCAGCCGGCCAATATCATGATGGCGCCGATGATAATGGAGCCGCACCGCGTCCGCGTACAAGGAACCGTCGTCGGCATCATCCGCAAGTTCTAA